In one Lolium rigidum isolate FL_2022 chromosome 3, APGP_CSIRO_Lrig_0.1, whole genome shotgun sequence genomic region, the following are encoded:
- the LOC124697898 gene encoding E3 ubiquitin-protein ligase RDUF2-like, whose amino-acid sequence MASSPVSYWCYHCSRFVRVSPATVVCPDCDGGFLEQFPHPPPPQRGGGGSGRRGAMNPVIVLRGGSLSGFELYYEDGSGDGLRPLPGDVSHLLMGSGFHRLLDQFSRLEAAAPRPPASKAAVESMPSVTVPGGGGAHCAVCQEAFEPGAAAREMPCKHVYHHDCILPWLSLRNSCPICRSELPAAAVPEAEADAGLTIWRLPRGGFAVGRFAGGPREQLPVVYTELDGGFSNGVGPRRVTWPEGEGQVNGGEGRIRRVFRNLFGCFGRGSSRPESSSQSRSG is encoded by the coding sequence ATGGCGTCTTCTCCGGTGTCCTACTGGTGCTACCACTGCAGCCGCTTCGTGCGGGTCTCCCCTGCCACCGTCGTCTGCCCGGACTGCGACGGCGGCTTCCTCGAGCAGttcccgcacccgccgccgccgcagcgcggcggcggcggcagcggccggcgCGGCGCGATGAACCCGGTCATCGTGCTGCGCGGCGGCTCGCTCTCCGGCTTCGAGCTCTACTACGAGGACGGGTCCGGCGACGGGCTGCGGCCGCTGCCCGGGGACGTCTCGCACCTGCTCATGGGGTCCGGCTTCCACCGCCTGCTGGACCAGTTCTCCCGGCTGGAGGCGGCCGCCCCGCGCCCGCCGGCCTCCAAGGCGGCCGTCGAGTCCATGCCGTCCGTCAccgtccccggcggcggcggcgcccactGCGCCGTCTGCCAGGAGGCCTTCGAgcccggcgccgccgcccgcgAGATGCCCTGCAAGCACGTCTACCACCACGACTGCATCCTCCCCTGGCTCTCCCTCCGCAACTCCTGCCCCATCTGCCGCAGCgagctccccgccgccgccgtccccgagGCCGAGGCGGATGCCGGGCTCACCATCTGGCGACTCCCCCGCGGCGGGTTCGCGGTCGGGAGGTTCGCCGGTGGGCCCAGGGAGCAGCTGCCGGTCGTCTACACGGAGCTGGACGGTGGATTCAGCAACGGGGTCGGCCCGAGGCGGGTGACATGGCCGGAGGGGGAAGGGCAGGTGAACGGCGGCGAAGGCCGGATTCGCCGTGTGTTTAGGAACCTCTTTGGCTGTTTCGGTCGGGGCAGCAGCCGGCCCGAGAGTTCCTCGCAGTCCCGTAGTGGCTGA
- the LOC124697902 gene encoding hsp70 nucleotide exchange factor FES1-like — MAGDRMSWARLLKWSLSYIDGARPSRAISEEERRWLAEAAGRHMAEDVVSRLREIALLISTPLSVLEAQGITPDDIEDLLAELQVHVESIDIANDLHSVGGLVPVIRYLRNSNARIRAKAADVVTTVVQNNPTSQKLVMEASGFEPLVSNFTSDSDLTARIKALGALSSLIRNNKPGVAAFRLANGYAGLRDALNSESVRFQRKALSLTHYLLSENHSDCSVFTQLGFPRLMMRLVSSDDSGVREAALGGLLELARDTALGNRTLLADQDRLQRLLWGRIQSIRMMAPDDLDAAREERQLVDSLWVTCYHQPSMLQREGLLVLPGEESFEQPPDVAGRFFEPLRQGSVRRAAPDERTDTGNGTGGGMMLLLGPAPGNSQSN; from the exons ATGGCCGGAGACCGGATGAGCTGGGCGAGGCTGCTCAAGTGGAGCCTCTCCTACATTGACGGCGCGCGGCCTTCTCGCGCCATCAG CGAGGAGGAGCGGAGGTggctggcggaggcggcggggcgGCACATGGCGGAGGACGTGGTGAGCCGCCTGAGGGAGATCGCGCTGCTCATCAGCACGCCGCTCTCCGTCCTGGAGGCGCAGGGCATCACGCCCGACGACATCGAAG ATTTGCTCGCTGAGCTGCAGGTACATGTGGAGTCTATCGACATAGCAAACG atCTGCATTCTGTTGGTGGCTTGGTTCCAGTTATTAGGTACCTCCGGAACTCTAATGCTCGCATCCGAGCCAAAGCAGCTGATGTGGTAACAACAGTTGTTCAGAACAATCCGACTAGCCAGAAGCTGGTCATGGAAGCTAGTGGTTTTGAGCCCCTCGTATCCAATTTTACATCAGATTCTGATCTCACTGCTCGCATAAAGGCTCTTGGTGCACTATCCT CCTTAATTCGGAACAATAAACCAGGAGTTGCTGCATTTCGCCTAGCCAATGGATATGCGGGACTGAGAGACGCATTAAACTCAGAGAGTGTAAGGTTTCAGAG GAAAGCGCTGAGCCTGACTCATTATCTGCTCAGTGAGAACCATTCCGATTGCTCGGTATTCACGCAGCTAGGATTTCCCCGTCTTATGATGCGCCTGGTATCCAGTGATGACTCTGGTGTTCGAGAAGCAGCATTAGGAGGCCTGCTTGAGCTGGCAAGGGACACAGCGCTGGGAAATAGGACTTTACTAGCGGACCAGGACAGGCTACAGCGGCTTCTCTGGGGACGCATACAAAGCATACGAATGATGGCTCCTGATGATCTTGATGCTGCACGAGAGGAGAGGCAACTTGTTGACTCGTTGTGGGTTACATGCTACCATCAGCCGTCCATGCTTCAAAGGGAAGGGCTTCTCGTTCTGCCTGGGGAGGAATCGTTCGAACAACCTCCTGATGTTGCCGGTAGATTCTTTGAGCCGCTGCGCCAAGGTTCAGTAAGGAGGGCCGCTCCTGATGAGAGAACAGATACCGGAAATGGAACAGGGGGAGGAATGATGCTGCTTCTAGGTCCAGCGCCAGGTAACTCACAGAGTAATTGA
- the LOC124697901 gene encoding pentatricopeptide repeat-containing protein At5g59600-like, translating into MRGTETSSWMKQLTSSSRQGRHGRVLHLFFTRLCLQPSIRGTVDPYPTAVPTALRACAHLAEAASGRLIHALVLTRPALARDQVVATALLDMYAKCGLIASARKVFDEMPVRDLVVWNALLAGYARHGLPEHALALSVKMRGRGLTPDLVTWNATISGFAMAGDGTMASDLVGAMQEDGFQPDVVTWTSLVSGSVLNFQYGRARALFRQMVAGGARVLPSSATLSSVLPAFGTVGDMKHGKEVHGYAVVTGVEREVTVGSALVDMYAKSGLVHEARHLFDRMPERSTVTWNSMIFGLANSGHCQEAVGLFDRMPREGAKPDHLTFTALLTACSYGGMVEVGKALYCGMREEYGIEPRLEHYACMVHLLGRAGMLDEAYDFIKAMPVEPDCFVWGALLGACRSHGNIELAELAASRVRTVEPGNAASYVLLSGALASAGHQNDVFKIKRLVKSRRLKRLDGCSWLETS; encoded by the coding sequence ATGCGCGGAACGGAGACCAGCTCATGGATGAAGCAGCTCACGAGCTCTTCCCGGcaaggccgccatggccgcgtcctccacctcttcttcactCGCCTCTGCCTCCAACCCAGCATCCGTGGCACGGTAGACCCCTACCCTACCGCCGTGCCCACTGCCCTCCGCGCCTGCGCGCACCTCGCCGAAGCTGCCTCCGGCCGCCTCATCCACGCGCTCGTGCTCACGCGCCCCGCCCTCGCCCGGGACCAAGTCGTCGCCACCGCCTTGCTCGACATGTACGCCAAGTGCGGCCTCATTGCCagcgcccgcaaggtgttcgacgagatgcCGGTCAGGGACCTCGTCGTCTGGAACGCGCTGCTCGCGGGCTACGCGCGCCACGGCCTCCCCGAGCACGCCCTTGCGCTGTCCGTCAAGATGCGGGGCCGCGGCCTGACTCCCGATCTTGTCACTTGGAATGCCACCATATCGGGTTTCGCGATGGCCGGTGATGGCACGATGGCCAGCGATTTGGTCGGCGCCATGCAAGAGGACGGGTTCCAGCCGGATGTGGTCACATGGACGTCGCTCGTCTCTGGCTCGGTGCTGAACTTCCAGTACGGCAGAGCGCGCGCGCTGTTCCGGCAaatggtggccggcggcgcccgtGTCCTGCCAAGCTCTGCGACGCTTAGTAGCGTCCTGCCAGCATTTGGCACCGTCGGTGACATGAAGCATGGCAAGGAAGTCCACGGCTACGCCGTCGTGACCGGCGTCGAACGGGAGGTCACTGTGGGCAGTGCTCTCGTCGACATGTACGCCAAGTCCGGACTTGTGCACGAAGCGCGCCATTTGTTCGACAGGATGCCAGAGAGGAGCACGGTGACATGGAACTCCATGATCTTCGGTCTTGCGAACTCCGGCCATTGCCAGGAAGCAGTCGGCCTCTTCGACCGGATGCCGCGAGAGGGAGCGAAGCCGGACCACCTGACCTTCACCGCCCTTCTGACAGCCTGCAGCTATGGTGGCATGGTCGAGGTTGGGAAGGCCTTGTACTGTGGCATGCGGGAGGAGTACGGCATCGAGCCGAGGCTCGAGCACTACGCTTGCATGGTGCATTTGCTTGGCCGAGCTGGGATGCTCGACGAGGCATATGATTTCATCAAGGCGATGCCCGTGGAGCCGGACTGCTTCGTCTGGGGGGCGTTGCTTGGTGCCTGCCGGAGCCATGGGAACATCGAGCTCGCCGAGTTGGCGGCGTCCCGCGTGCGGACTGTTGAGCCGGGTAACGCGGCGAGTTACGTGCTGCTCTCGGGTGCGCTGGCGAGTGCTGGCCACCAGAACGACGTTTTCAAGATTAAAAGGTTAGTGAAGAGCCGCCGGCTAAAGAGGCTTGATGGATGCAGCTGGCTAGAAACGTCTTAG
- the LOC124702065 gene encoding protein TOC75, chloroplastic-like: MALTSQSLFFAPSPAGPSRRARGRAVTMCAAAAASHNPQPRNNPFAVSSSTPKSESKDSKNTLALGSAIAAAASGAFLIASSGGFGGGPGGPLGGGGGGGGAGGGGGGGGGGGGGGGGFWSRIFSAGAANADEKSSGDWDPHGLPANITVPLSKLSGLKRYKLSDLKFFDRAAPAGGGATEAGPEDSFFEMVTLQPGGVYTKSQLLKELETLVSCGMFERVDLEGKAKPDGTLGLTVSFTESVWSAAKQFKCINVGLMAQSGQADFDQDMTEREKMDYLRKQERDYQQRVRGAMPCILPETVRGEVLAMMKKQEKVSARMLQKIRDHVQKWYHNEGFVCAQVVNFGNLNTSEVVCEVVEGDITKVEYQFQDKLGNFVEGNTQIPIIDRELPQQLRPGHIFNIGAGKQALKNINSLALFSNIEVNPRPDETKEGGIVVEIKLKELEPKSAEVSTEWSIVPGRQGRPTLASIQPGGTVSFEHRNIYGLNRSIVGSVTSSNLLNPQDDLSFKLEYVHPYLDGVDDRNKNRTFKTSCFNTRKLSPVFVAGPNMEEAPPVWVDRVGFKANITESFTRQSKFTYGLVVEEVTTRDETNSICTHGSRAMPSGGLSMDGPPTTLSGTGVDRMAFLQANITRDNTEFVNGAVIGDRCIFQLDQGLGIGSKNPLFNRHQLTLTKFINLNKQEKGVGKPLPAVLVLHGHYAGCVGDLPSYDAFTLGGPYSVRGYGMGELGASRNVLEVASEVRIPVKNTYVYGFAEHGTDLGSSKDVKGNPTEFFRRVGRGSSYGVGVKLGLVRGEYIVDHNTGVGTVFFRFGERF, encoded by the exons ATGGCGCTCACCTCCCAGAGCCTCTTCTTCGCGCCGTCGCCCGCCGGCCCTTCGCGGCGGGCCCGGGGCCGCGCCGTCACcatgtgcgccgccgccgccgcctcacacAACCCGCAACCCCGAAACAACCCCTTCGCCGTCTCATCCTCCACCCCCAAATCCGAATCCAAGGACTCCAAGAACACCCTCGCCCTAGgctccgccatcgccgccgccgcctccggcgcCTTCCTCATCGCCTCCTCGGGCGGCTTCGggggcggcccggggggccccctcggcgggggcggcggaggcggtggggccggcggcggcgggggcggcgggggcggcggcggcgggggcggcggcggcttctgGTCGCGGATCTTCTCCGCCGGCGCGGCGAACGCCGACGAGAAGTCGTCGGGCGACTGGGACCCGCACGGGCTCCCGGCCAACATCACGGTGCCGCTCTCCAAGCTGAGCGGGCTGAAAAGGTACAAGCTTTCTGACCTCAAGTTCTTCGACCGCGCGGCGCCGGCCGGGGGCGGCGCCACGGAGGCCGGGCCGGAGGACTCCTTCTTCGAGATGGTGACCCTGCAGCCAGGCGGCGTGTACACCAAGTCGCAGCTGCTGAAGGAGCTCGAGACGCTGGTCTCCTGCGGCATGTTCGAGCGGGTCGACCTAGAGGGGAAGGCCAAGCCCGATGGCACCCTGGGCCTCACCGTCTCCTTCACCGAGAGCGTCTGGAGCGCTGCCAAGCAGTTCAAGTGCATCAATGTTGGGCTTATGGCGCAGTCGGGCCAGGCCGACTTCGATCAGGACATGACGGAGAGGGAGAAGATGGACTACCTTCGCAAGCAGGAGCGAGATTACCAGCAGCGTGTCCGTGGCGCCATGCCCTGCATATTGCCAGAAACCGTCAGAGGGGAGGTTCTTGCCATGATGAAGAAACAGGAGAAGGTCAGTGCCAGGATGCTGCAGAAGATCAGGGACCATGTCCAGAAGTGGTACCACAACGAGGGGTTTGTATGCGCCCAGGTGGTCAACTTCGGAAACCTTAACACCAGTGAGGTTGTCTGTGAGGTGGTCGAGGGGGACATTACCAAAGTGGAGTACCAGTTCCAGGATAAGCTCGGAAATTTTGTCGAAGGGAACACACAAATTCCTATCATAGACCGGGAGCTGCCCCAGCAG CTTCGACCTGGTCATATCTTCAACATTGGAGCAGGAAAACAAGCTCTGAAGAATATAAATTCACTTGCTTTATTCTCCAATATAGAAGTGAATCCACGCCCTGATGAGACAAAAGAAGGTGGCATTGTAGTGGAAATTAAGCTTAAGGAACTAGAACCAAAGTCAGCTGAAGTCAGCACAGAGTGGAGTATTGTACCTGGGCGTCAAGGAAGACCCACTCTG GCATCCATTCAACCTGGAGGAACTGTGTCATTTGAGCACCGCAACATCTATGGTCTTAACAGATCTATTGTTGGTTCTGTTACATCCAGCAACTTGCTCAACCCTCAG GATGATCTTTCATTCAAGCTTGAATATGTTCATCCTTACTTGGATGGCGTAGACGACCGTAACAAAAACCGCACCTTCAAAACTAGCTGCTTCAACACCAGGAAGTTGAGTCCTGTCTTTGTTGCTGGCCCTAATATGGAAGAAGCACCACCTGTTTGGGTTGATCGAGTTGGATTTAAAGCCAACATAACAGAG AGCTTCACACGACAGAGCAAATTCACATATGGCCTTGTGGTGGAAGAGGTTACAACACGTGATGAGACTAATAGTATCTGTACACATGGTTCTCGGGCAATGCCTAGTGGTGGCTTGAGCATGGATGGACCACCCACAACCCTCAGTGGTACTGGTGTAGATCGAATGGCATTTCTACAAGCAAATATAACTCGAGACAACACAGAGTTTGTAAATGGTGCAGTTATTGGTGACAGATGTATTTTCCAG TTGGATCAAGGTCTTGGCATTGGAAGCAAAAACCCACTGTTCAACCGTCACCAGCTTACGCTGACAAAGTTCATTAACCTAAACAAACAAGAGAAAGGCGTTGGCAAGCCGCTACCGGCTGTGCTGGTTCTTCATGGTCATTATGCAGGCTGTGTAGGAGATCTGCCAAGCTATGATGCATTTACACTTGGTGGACCTTACTCAGTTAGGGGCTATGGTATGGGTGAACTGGGTGCTTCTAGGAATGTTCTTGAG GTTGCAAGTGAGGTGCGCATACCTGTGAAGAACACATATGTTTATGGATTCGCTGAACATGGCACCGACCTTGGGAGTTCCAAGGATGTGAAAGGAAACCCTACAGAGTTCTTCCGACGGGTTGGCCGCGGATCTTCTTATGGTGTTGGTGTCAAGCTTGGCTTGGTAAGAGGAGAGTACATTGTAGATCACAACACTGGGGTTGGAACCGTTTTCTTCAGATTTGGCGAGAGATTCTGA